One part of the Rutidosis leptorrhynchoides isolate AG116_Rl617_1_P2 chromosome 1, CSIRO_AGI_Rlap_v1, whole genome shotgun sequence genome encodes these proteins:
- the LOC139872519 gene encoding uncharacterized protein — translation MVCIRQILDWFFDLSGLKMNPAKTVVCGVNVNNQELESFAGVFECNVGSFPFEYLGVPIGAYYRREVTWSPIIKKFRKKLSGWKGRCLSMGGRLIMRFSQVFLYITCPYSKLLKVLLKSWRDFGETSFGMVR, via the coding sequence ATGGTTTGTATTCGCCAAATTCTTGATTGGTTTTTTGATCTCTCCGGTTTGAAGATGAACCCTGCAAAAACAGTCGTATGTGGGGTAAATGTGAACAATCAAGAATTAGAGAGTTTTGCGGGTGTGTTTGAATGTAATGTTGGTTCGTTTCCTTTTGAGTACCTCGGGGTCCCAATTGGGGCATACTATAGGAGAGAAGTTACATGGAGCCCGATTATCAAAAAATTTAGGAAGAAACTATCGGGTTGGAAAGGTAGATGTCTCTCAATGGGTGGTAGACTAATAATGCGGTTCTCTCAAGTCTTCCTATACATTACATGTCCTTATTCAAAGCTCCTAAAGGTGTTATTAAAAAGTTGGAGAGACTTCGGCGAAACTTCGTTTGGAATGGTGAGGTAG
- the LOC139860229 gene encoding uncharacterized protein isoform X1, which produces MAEEPQYSSGGDFSSAKRKYDGSTTTPPPSRRPTGFSAPILSSQSPDSAAAYGRVPPPVDEIELAKKKAQEIAARLFNSAEAKRPKFENGSGGYDYNDNKGFSSGPTVNVDYGQKPYLSNPVSSGYGYGYGSPSKKIDIPNGRVGVIIGKGGETIKYLQLQSGAKIQITRDMDADPHSQTRAVEITGSSESIAKAEQLIKDVLDEAESGGLVSRRLPGQQGGAEPFVMQVPNDKVGLIIGKGGETIKSMQASTGARIQVIPLHLPPGDTSTERTVKIDGSIDQIEAAKQLVNEVISENRMRNPTAGGGYSQQGYQTRPQTNWAPSGQQTQQQGYGYMQPGAYQSQPTQYSQPSYGGYPHQPTSGGYATGWDQSAPGATSAQHATQAGGGYEYYNQQQPPQTQPPGGQSGPTDTLAYGYGQQGQTYGQDGYGGYGAPQSGYGGYDQHGYGNPTSGYNAASESAEGQTASYAAKGENTNQGPPPASTPQSGYPQPGQPGYGAAPPTSQPVYGAQPPSGYGSYGPPPTQKPPVTPTYSQQPQQSQQGAYAPPASYAGTYGSGGYPHAPYGQQPQAYGGSYGSGYAQQPPAYSGDTTGPAPQATQPSDGAATKASPKQS; this is translated from the exons ATGGCCGAGGAACCACAATATTCGTCCGGCGGAGACTTCTCCTCCGCCAAACGCAAGTACGACGGCTCAACCACCACTCCTCCGCCGTCCCGTCGCCCTACCGGATTCTCCGCTCCAATCCTCTCTTCACAATCTCCCGATTCCGCTGCGGCGTACGGTCGTGTACCTCCACCTGTTGATGAGATCGAACTTGCTAAAAAAAAAGCTCAAGAGATCGCCGCGCGTTTATTCAACTCCGCCGAAGCTAAACGACCTAAATTCGAAAACGGCAGTGGTGGTTATGATTATAATGATAACAAGGGTTTCAGTTCTGGCCCTACTG TCAATGTAGATTATGGACAGAAGCCGTATTTATCGAATCCTGTCTCATCTGGTTATGGTTATGGATATGGAAGTCCAAGTAAAAAGATTGATATACCAAATGGGAGAGTAGGAGTGATTATTGGTAAAGGTGGAGAAACTATTAAGTATCTTCAGTTGCAATCTGGAGCTAAGATTCAGATTACTAGGGATATGGATGCCGATCCACATTCGCAAACGAGAGCTGTAGAGATAACTGGTTCTTCAGAATCTATAGCTAAGGCTGAGCAGCTGATAAAGGATGTGCTAGATGAG GCGGAGTCTGGAGGTTTAGTTTCCAGAAGGTTACCTGGTCAGCAAGGTGGTGCTGAACCGTTTGTGATGCAAGTGCCGAATGATAAG GTTGGTCTTATTATTGGTAAAGGCGGTGAAACCATAAAAAGTATGCAAGCCAGTACCGGTGCTCGGATTCAG GTGATACCTCTACATCTGCCCCCTGGTGATACCTCAACTGAAAGGACTGTAAAGATAGATGGATCTATTGATCAGATTGAGGCTGCAAAACAGTTGGTTAATGAAGTGATCAGTgag AATCGTATGAGAAACCCAACGGCCGGTGGTGGATATTCACAGCAAGGTTACCAAACTCGACCCCAGACAAATTGGGCACCATCTGGTCAACAAACGCAGCAACAGGGTTATGGTTATATGCAACCTGGAGCATACCAAAGTCAACCCACTCAGTATTCACAACCATCGTATGGCGGTTATCCTCATCAGCCAACTTCAGGTGGATATGCCACTGGCTGGGACCAGTCAGCACCTGGAGCTACATCAGCTCAGCATGCCACCCAGGCAGGCGGTGGTTATGAATACTACAACCAGCAACAACCTCCACAAACCCAACCACCTGGTGGTCAATCTGGACCTACAGATACATTGGCCTATGGTTATGGTCAGCAAGGTCAAACGTATGGTCAAGATGGCTATGGAGGATATGGAGCTCCTCAATCTGGTTATGGGGGCTATGATCAACATGGTTACGGTAATCCAACATCTGGATACAATGCCGCTAGTGAATCGGCTGAAGGGCAAACTGCTTCGTATGCGGCTAAGGGTGAAAACACTAATCAAGGTCCTCCACCAGCATCCACACCTCAATCTGGTTATCCTCAGCCTGGTCAGCCAGGCTACGGGGCGGCCCCACCAACATCTCAGCCAGTTTATGGAGCTCAACCACCTTCTGGATATGGTAGTTATGGACCTCCTCCAACACAGAAACCTCCTGTAACACCGACCTACAGTCAACAGCCACAACAGTCGCAACAAGGTGCCTATGCCCCACCAGCTTCTTATGCTGGTACTTATGGTAGCGGTGGGTATCCTCACGCACCGTATGGCCAGCAGCCACAGGCATATGGCGGCTCGTATGGCAGTGGTTATGCTCAGCAACCTCCTGCATATTCTGGTGATACCACTGGTCCTGCACCTCAAGCTACTCAGCCTAGTGATGGTGCGGCTACCAAAGCTTCACCTAAGCAGAGTTGA
- the LOC139860229 gene encoding uncharacterized protein isoform X2 → MAEEPQYSSGGDFSSAKRKYDGSTTTPPPSRRPTGFSAPILSSQSPDSAAAYGRVPPPVDEIELAKKKAQEIAARLFNSAEAKRPKFENGSGGYDYNDNKGFSSGPTDYGQKPYLSNPVSSGYGYGYGSPSKKIDIPNGRVGVIIGKGGETIKYLQLQSGAKIQITRDMDADPHSQTRAVEITGSSESIAKAEQLIKDVLDEAESGGLVSRRLPGQQGGAEPFVMQVPNDKVGLIIGKGGETIKSMQASTGARIQVIPLHLPPGDTSTERTVKIDGSIDQIEAAKQLVNEVISENRMRNPTAGGGYSQQGYQTRPQTNWAPSGQQTQQQGYGYMQPGAYQSQPTQYSQPSYGGYPHQPTSGGYATGWDQSAPGATSAQHATQAGGGYEYYNQQQPPQTQPPGGQSGPTDTLAYGYGQQGQTYGQDGYGGYGAPQSGYGGYDQHGYGNPTSGYNAASESAEGQTASYAAKGENTNQGPPPASTPQSGYPQPGQPGYGAAPPTSQPVYGAQPPSGYGSYGPPPTQKPPVTPTYSQQPQQSQQGAYAPPASYAGTYGSGGYPHAPYGQQPQAYGGSYGSGYAQQPPAYSGDTTGPAPQATQPSDGAATKASPKQS, encoded by the exons ATGGCCGAGGAACCACAATATTCGTCCGGCGGAGACTTCTCCTCCGCCAAACGCAAGTACGACGGCTCAACCACCACTCCTCCGCCGTCCCGTCGCCCTACCGGATTCTCCGCTCCAATCCTCTCTTCACAATCTCCCGATTCCGCTGCGGCGTACGGTCGTGTACCTCCACCTGTTGATGAGATCGAACTTGCTAAAAAAAAAGCTCAAGAGATCGCCGCGCGTTTATTCAACTCCGCCGAAGCTAAACGACCTAAATTCGAAAACGGCAGTGGTGGTTATGATTATAATGATAACAAGGGTTTCAGTTCTGGCCCTACTG ATTATGGACAGAAGCCGTATTTATCGAATCCTGTCTCATCTGGTTATGGTTATGGATATGGAAGTCCAAGTAAAAAGATTGATATACCAAATGGGAGAGTAGGAGTGATTATTGGTAAAGGTGGAGAAACTATTAAGTATCTTCAGTTGCAATCTGGAGCTAAGATTCAGATTACTAGGGATATGGATGCCGATCCACATTCGCAAACGAGAGCTGTAGAGATAACTGGTTCTTCAGAATCTATAGCTAAGGCTGAGCAGCTGATAAAGGATGTGCTAGATGAG GCGGAGTCTGGAGGTTTAGTTTCCAGAAGGTTACCTGGTCAGCAAGGTGGTGCTGAACCGTTTGTGATGCAAGTGCCGAATGATAAG GTTGGTCTTATTATTGGTAAAGGCGGTGAAACCATAAAAAGTATGCAAGCCAGTACCGGTGCTCGGATTCAG GTGATACCTCTACATCTGCCCCCTGGTGATACCTCAACTGAAAGGACTGTAAAGATAGATGGATCTATTGATCAGATTGAGGCTGCAAAACAGTTGGTTAATGAAGTGATCAGTgag AATCGTATGAGAAACCCAACGGCCGGTGGTGGATATTCACAGCAAGGTTACCAAACTCGACCCCAGACAAATTGGGCACCATCTGGTCAACAAACGCAGCAACAGGGTTATGGTTATATGCAACCTGGAGCATACCAAAGTCAACCCACTCAGTATTCACAACCATCGTATGGCGGTTATCCTCATCAGCCAACTTCAGGTGGATATGCCACTGGCTGGGACCAGTCAGCACCTGGAGCTACATCAGCTCAGCATGCCACCCAGGCAGGCGGTGGTTATGAATACTACAACCAGCAACAACCTCCACAAACCCAACCACCTGGTGGTCAATCTGGACCTACAGATACATTGGCCTATGGTTATGGTCAGCAAGGTCAAACGTATGGTCAAGATGGCTATGGAGGATATGGAGCTCCTCAATCTGGTTATGGGGGCTATGATCAACATGGTTACGGTAATCCAACATCTGGATACAATGCCGCTAGTGAATCGGCTGAAGGGCAAACTGCTTCGTATGCGGCTAAGGGTGAAAACACTAATCAAGGTCCTCCACCAGCATCCACACCTCAATCTGGTTATCCTCAGCCTGGTCAGCCAGGCTACGGGGCGGCCCCACCAACATCTCAGCCAGTTTATGGAGCTCAACCACCTTCTGGATATGGTAGTTATGGACCTCCTCCAACACAGAAACCTCCTGTAACACCGACCTACAGTCAACAGCCACAACAGTCGCAACAAGGTGCCTATGCCCCACCAGCTTCTTATGCTGGTACTTATGGTAGCGGTGGGTATCCTCACGCACCGTATGGCCAGCAGCCACAGGCATATGGCGGCTCGTATGGCAGTGGTTATGCTCAGCAACCTCCTGCATATTCTGGTGATACCACTGGTCCTGCACCTCAAGCTACTCAGCCTAGTGATGGTGCGGCTACCAAAGCTTCACCTAAGCAGAGTTGA